Proteins co-encoded in one Zingiber officinale cultivar Zhangliang unplaced genomic scaffold, Zo_v1.1 ctg251, whole genome shotgun sequence genomic window:
- the LOC122037296 gene encoding persulfide dioxygenase ETHE1 homolog, mitochondrial-like, whose product MLLLRSHRLLSSTSAFLSSYKAAIKTSRLAPLGLRAMAAYSAAAASPSRLLLRQLFEKESSTYTYLLADLAHPDKLAVLVDPVDKTVDRDTNLVKELGLKLIYAMNTHVHADHVTGTGLIKKKVPGVKSVISKTSTAQADHLVDHADKIYFGDLFWR is encoded by the exons ATGCTCCTGCTTCGATCTCATCGcctcctctcctccacctccGCCTTCCTCTCCTCTTATAAGGCTGCCATCAAGACCTCTCGCCTCGCTCCCCTCGGCCTCCGCGCTATGGCTGCCTACAGCGCCGCCGCCGCGTCGCCCTCCAGGCTTCTTCTCCGGCAACTATTCGAGAAGGAGTCGTCCACATATACTTACCTCCTCGCCGATCTCGCACACCCGGACAAGCTTGCTGTG CTGGTTGATCCGGTAGACAAAACAGTGGATAGAGATACAAATCTTGTTAAAGAACTGGGTTTGAAACTTATCTATGCTATGAATACTCATGTGCATGCTGATCATGTGACAGGTACAGGTTTGATAAAG AAAAAGGTGCCTGGAGTAAAGTCTGTGATATCTAAAACAAGCACTGCACAAGCAGATCATTTGGTTGATCATGCTGATAAAATATATTTTGGTGACCTTTTTTGGAGGTAG